One region of Mucilaginibacter gotjawali genomic DNA includes:
- a CDS encoding hybrid sensor histidine kinase/response regulator transcription factor codes for MDGNRRRREHTESRNKPLHFADEKKGLPDNQVLNILEDNKGAMWLSTSNGLCKVTLIPGNKSYSFQLENFDETDGLQGREFNVNAALKTHKGELIFGGAHGFNMFDPLSIHPNINDPKLIFTDFQLFNKSIAANEIFSGHVILSKAISATHEITLNHSENVFTIEFASLNYLNPNKIAYQYMMEGFDKGWRTADNATRKATYTNLDGGTYIFKVRALNADGVGRPAYAAFKINVLPPFWKAPLAYVIYLILLVGILLFIRQRGIQKIRKQFAAEKEKQESRLLIEQERQEVKRMHELDQLKIKFLTNVSHEFRTPLSLIIAPVDKMLTRADQEQKQQLNMIGKNARRLLNLVNQLLDFRKMEVQELKLHSKPGDIVKFIKEISLSFTDIAEEKEIGFIFDTAVDSLFTSFDHDKIERILFNLISNAFKFTQAGGHVSVLLSVAKDSQPGSEGLIEIRVIDTGIGIPFEKQDKIFERFFQNDIPASMINQGSGIGLAITREFVKMHGGEISIESEPDHGSCFIIKLPFVIYDTPGQGLSSHDNADIEKEDLLASDEIKNVPKQQHANKKPTVLLVEDNDDFRFYLKDNLKDIFFIIEASNGKDGWQKALSQHPDIIVSDISMPEMTGIELCKKLKSDKRTSHIPVILLTALTGEADQLKGLEIGANDYMTKPFNFEILLSKIKNLLVLRDTYKRTYKKQMDVQLQEAPLQNEDEKLLRSIVEYIELNIVNENLSVEELSRQMNMSRGSLYNKVLMLTGKSPVEFIRSIRLKKAVYLLENSQMTISQICYEVGFNTPKYFTKLFKDEYNILPSAYTSSIRQKKNLTANKE; via the coding sequence GTGGATGGCAACAGGAGACGGCGTGAGCATACTGAATCCCGAAACAAACCGCTTCACTTCGCTGACGAAAAAAAGGGCCTGCCTGATAACCAGGTTTTAAATATACTGGAGGATAACAAAGGGGCGATGTGGTTAAGTACATCGAACGGGCTGTGCAAGGTAACGTTGATACCCGGGAACAAGTCATATAGTTTTCAGTTGGAAAATTTTGATGAAACAGATGGCCTGCAAGGCAGAGAGTTTAATGTAAATGCGGCTTTAAAAACCCATAAAGGGGAACTGATATTTGGCGGCGCCCACGGCTTTAATATGTTCGACCCCTTAAGTATACATCCAAATATTAATGACCCTAAACTTATTTTTACCGATTTTCAGCTTTTTAATAAAAGCATAGCGGCCAATGAAATATTCAGCGGGCATGTCATCTTATCGAAAGCTATTTCGGCTACCCATGAAATAACGCTGAATCACAGCGAAAATGTGTTTACCATTGAATTTGCATCGTTAAATTATTTAAACCCCAATAAAATAGCCTATCAGTATATGATGGAGGGTTTCGATAAGGGGTGGCGTACTGCGGACAATGCAACGCGGAAAGCCACCTATACCAACCTTGACGGCGGGACTTATATTTTTAAAGTCCGCGCCTTAAACGCAGATGGCGTTGGCCGCCCCGCATACGCCGCTTTTAAAATTAATGTGCTGCCCCCATTCTGGAAAGCCCCACTTGCCTATGTTATTTATTTAATACTGCTGGTTGGTATACTTCTTTTTATTCGCCAGCGCGGAATCCAAAAGATCAGGAAACAATTTGCGGCCGAAAAGGAAAAGCAGGAGTCTCGGTTATTGATCGAACAGGAGCGGCAGGAGGTTAAGCGTATGCACGAGCTGGATCAGTTGAAAATAAAGTTTTTGACAAATGTAAGTCACGAGTTCAGAACGCCACTGTCCTTGATTATAGCACCGGTTGACAAAATGCTTACCCGTGCTGACCAAGAGCAAAAGCAGCAGCTTAACATGATAGGGAAAAATGCTCGGCGATTGTTAAACCTGGTAAATCAACTGCTTGATTTCCGTAAGATGGAAGTTCAGGAGCTGAAACTGCACAGTAAGCCAGGGGATATCGTTAAGTTTATCAAGGAGATAAGCTTGTCGTTTACAGATATTGCCGAAGAAAAAGAGATTGGTTTTATATTTGACACCGCCGTCGATTCCCTGTTTACCAGTTTTGATCATGATAAGATAGAAAGGATATTGTTTAATCTGATATCAAACGCTTTTAAATTTACCCAAGCAGGAGGCCACGTAAGCGTTTTACTAAGTGTGGCAAAGGATAGCCAGCCTGGCAGCGAAGGTTTAATTGAAATTAGGGTGATCGATACAGGCATTGGAATACCCTTTGAAAAACAGGATAAGATTTTCGAACGGTTTTTTCAGAACGATATTCCAGCATCGATGATAAATCAGGGTAGCGGCATAGGTCTTGCGATCACACGTGAGTTTGTAAAGATGCACGGCGGCGAAATAAGCATCGAAAGCGAACCAGACCATGGCAGTTGTTTTATTATCAAACTGCCGTTTGTTATTTACGATACTCCCGGGCAGGGTCTGTCATCCCACGATAATGCTGACATCGAAAAAGAGGACCTGCTTGCCTCCGATGAAATTAAAAATGTGCCCAAACAACAGCACGCCAATAAAAAGCCCACGGTTCTTTTAGTTGAAGACAACGATGATTTTCGCTTTTACCTCAAGGATAATTTAAAAGACATATTTTTTATTATCGAAGCTTCAAACGGAAAAGACGGCTGGCAAAAGGCGCTTTCGCAGCATCCGGACATTATAGTAAGTGATATCAGCATGCCCGAAATGACAGGTATTGAACTTTGCAAAAAACTAAAGAGCGATAAACGTACGTCGCATATCCCGGTTATTTTGCTAACTGCGCTGACGGGTGAGGCCGATCAATTAAAAGGTTTGGAAATCGGCGCCAATGATTATATGACCAAGCCTTTTAATTTCGAGATATTGCTCTCAAAAATCAAGAATCTTCTTGTCCTTCGGGATACCTATAAACGGACCTACAAAAAACAAATGGATGTGCAATTGCAGGAAGCCCCTTTACAAAATGAAGACGAGAAGTTGTTAAGGAGTATTGTTGAGTATATAGAACTCAATATCGTAAATGAAAATCTGTCTGTAGAAGAATTAAGCCGCCAGATGAACATGAGCCGCGGTTCGCTTTATAACAAGGTTTTAATGCTCACCGGTAAATCGCCTGTCGAATTTATCCGTTCCATAAGGCTTAAAAAAGCGGTTTATTTGCTTGAGAACAGCCAGATGACCATAAGCCAAATATGTTACGAAGTAGGCTTTAATACGCCAAAATACTTTACAAAGCTGTTCAAGGATGAGTATAATATACTTCCTTCCGCATATACCAGCTCCATTCGTCAAAAGAAAAACCTAACCGCAAATAAAGAATAA
- a CDS encoding RagB/SusD family nutrient uptake outer membrane protein, with protein MKRINKIVTILLLGAAAVGCKKSFLDRPSTTLISSENFYKTQADLRLATANLYGGSPWWQWQQPWLLLGDALPGTAFYTYNGDIMQLYSRTITSQNGVVLSGWTGLYNVIGQCNMVINAINQSTSASLTPVIKNQAIAEARFIRAMAYYHLAVYWGAVPIVTDNTKLVSNALLYRNTVSDVYKFITIDLTFAAQNLPLKDQAGRVTTWSAQGLLGKVYLTMSGWGHSGSRDQALLDSAAKYAGNVCKNSGLALFPSYYDLFKVQNNNAPEDLFSLQWAPGVGYGYGNVLETYYSPSNKINFGNSGGWETLQPTWDLYMMYSAKDTVRRKATIMLSGDHYPELDQADGGFTAGGNCMKKHIVGNNADNNSPTATLWSSPEDFAMLRLADVYLVYAEAILGNNASTTNADALTYFNAVRARAGVDPAPMLTADTIRRERRVELAFEGQYWIDLVRWSYYQPDAAVAFLNAQDSNHNRQPFSYDHKTGIATRDTTAAPAATPATINSYTMQIPASELSTDPKLAQPPVPYY; from the coding sequence ATGAAACGAATTAATAAAATTGTAACTATATTGTTATTGGGTGCGGCCGCAGTCGGATGCAAAAAGAGCTTTTTGGACCGCCCCTCTACCACGCTAATCAGCTCTGAGAATTTTTACAAAACCCAGGCTGATTTGCGGCTGGCCACCGCGAACCTTTATGGAGGCTCCCCATGGTGGCAATGGCAGCAACCCTGGTTACTATTAGGCGATGCTTTGCCCGGAACGGCCTTTTATACCTATAATGGCGATATAATGCAGCTTTATTCACGTACAATTACATCGCAAAATGGTGTTGTATTGAGTGGCTGGACAGGTTTGTATAACGTTATTGGCCAGTGTAATATGGTTATTAATGCCATAAACCAGTCAACCTCTGCTTCATTAACGCCAGTAATCAAAAATCAGGCCATTGCCGAAGCCAGGTTTATCCGCGCCATGGCCTATTATCATTTGGCGGTTTATTGGGGTGCTGTGCCTATTGTTACTGATAATACCAAACTGGTAAGTAATGCTTTGCTTTATCGTAATACGGTTTCGGATGTTTATAAATTTATTACCATCGACCTCACTTTTGCAGCGCAAAACCTTCCTCTTAAAGATCAGGCAGGCCGGGTAACCACCTGGTCGGCGCAAGGCTTACTGGGCAAAGTTTATTTAACCATGTCAGGCTGGGGCCACAGCGGCTCGCGAGACCAGGCATTGCTGGATAGTGCCGCCAAATACGCAGGCAATGTGTGTAAAAATAGCGGGTTAGCATTGTTTCCAAGCTATTATGACCTTTTTAAGGTGCAAAACAACAATGCCCCCGAAGATTTATTCTCGCTTCAATGGGCTCCGGGTGTGGGTTACGGATATGGTAACGTGTTAGAAACCTATTATTCGCCCAGTAACAAAATAAATTTCGGGAACAGTGGCGGATGGGAGACCTTACAGCCAACCTGGGATTTATATATGATGTACTCGGCTAAAGATACCGTGCGGCGCAAGGCCACCATTATGCTATCTGGAGATCATTATCCGGAATTGGATCAGGCGGATGGCGGTTTTACCGCAGGCGGAAATTGTATGAAAAAACATATCGTAGGCAACAATGCAGATAACAACTCGCCAACAGCTACGTTGTGGTCATCCCCGGAAGACTTCGCGATGCTTAGGTTGGCCGATGTGTATTTGGTATACGCCGAAGCTATTTTGGGCAACAATGCTTCCACTACCAATGCTGATGCTCTAACTTATTTTAATGCAGTGCGTGCAAGAGCCGGTGTAGACCCTGCCCCAATGTTAACTGCCGACACCATACGTAGGGAAAGAAGGGTTGAATTGGCTTTTGAAGGCCAATATTGGATAGATTTGGTAAGGTGGTCTTATTACCAGCCCGATGCAGCCGTTGCATTTCTTAATGCTCAGGATAGTAATCATAATCGGCAGCCGTTTTCTTATGATCATAAAACGGGTATAGCTACAAGGGATACTACTGCGGCCCCGGCTGCTACTCCGGCAACCATCAATTCATATACAATGCAGATTCCGGCATCAGAGTTATCTACCGACCCGAAATTGGCGCAGCCACCAGTTCCTTATTATTAA
- a CDS encoding SusC/RagA family TonB-linked outer membrane protein codes for MDKNLQKRMRYHISLFIASMLLCLSSYAQTVGISGKVTDADNAEPMTGVSIKVKGTTTGAVSDINGNYKIMAKPGDVLVFSFLSYQRQEIIVKKTNVIDVKLNSTSSDLNEVVVVGYGKSIKRKDVTGSISSIKGNDLRQTQPTTFDQALQGKVAGVVVQQISGQPGGGVSIQIRGVSSISGSNSPMYVIDGVIIPPTSDPGNGGNPLNSINPNDVESVDVLKDASATAIYGSQATNGVIVITTKRGKAGAPTISYDGFAEQQLRPKELPTMDLQQYATVINARSQVWGFSTDAAELANPQYLGKGTDWQKALFQNAPEQSHTLTISGGDVKNQYLISSTYFNQQGIVSGSEFTRYSVRVNLDNKMTDWLKLTTSLQLIHSGQNQNATANAGISNALSETPNIPVQYPDGSYGGNTNTEGWVSSVANPVAVSLITTNNQTRNQVFANQSIDITFTKDLSFRTELSGNFDFNANNSFSPSYTFGTVVNGTNGGGQGESQDISWTLRNFLTYNHSFNKFKINALAGHEASSDWNESVSANRTNYPSNNVTSVSAGDPVSATNSGNVGLGGATESYYSRLNLSWDDRYLITGTVRNDGSSNFPANNRWALSYSGAFAWKISNEAFLKNVKQISELKLRLSYGLTNNQNVPGNSYVGLLSTQVNGLGTAEFQTQLPNPKIKWEQTDYYDAGIDGSFFNGRINFSFDVYDRLTNGLLLREPLPIYSGTTTGYSPGAMAAPYANVGSMRNEGFDFQISTTNISNRNFIWRSDFTLSRNVNKVLSLGNGGSDASLTASDGGSGQVAEKTVVGQSIGEFYGYVFDGVFATPKDFQTHALPANQAGVPYPISPNSGGIWYGDRMFKDLNGDGIIDSKDETFLGSPLPKFQYGIGNTFTYKGFDLNIFFSGDYGNKVFNEVSVSHTDPSQTTAWFTSVLNYSRLALVNPNGSASDVNNVYVTNPHTNIVSLRNDNTNENNRPSTIYIQDGSFLKCKNIKLTYHLPEGILSKIHVHSAQIYANVTNVFTITKYVGMDPEIGSWNPLQAGWDQGYYPQPRGFTIGANITLNK; via the coding sequence ATGGATAAAAATTTACAAAAAAGAATGAGATACCATATTTCGTTATTTATAGCAAGCATGTTGCTATGTCTTTCAAGCTACGCGCAAACCGTCGGTATCTCCGGAAAGGTAACAGACGCCGACAATGCCGAACCGATGACCGGAGTAAGCATTAAAGTTAAAGGAACAACAACCGGAGCGGTGTCCGATATTAATGGTAATTATAAAATAATGGCAAAGCCGGGCGATGTACTCGTCTTTAGCTTTTTAAGTTATCAACGTCAGGAAATAATTGTAAAAAAAACCAACGTAATTGATGTTAAGCTAAATTCAACATCCAGCGACTTAAATGAAGTGGTTGTTGTTGGATACGGTAAATCGATAAAAAGAAAAGATGTAACGGGTTCGATAAGTTCAATTAAAGGCAATGACCTGCGGCAAACACAACCAACTACTTTTGACCAGGCCCTGCAAGGGAAAGTTGCAGGTGTTGTGGTTCAACAGATCTCGGGGCAACCTGGCGGTGGAGTATCTATTCAAATACGTGGTGTATCGTCAATAAGCGGCTCTAATTCACCAATGTATGTAATCGATGGTGTTATTATTCCTCCTACCAGCGACCCTGGTAATGGTGGCAACCCATTAAATTCTATTAACCCTAACGATGTAGAATCAGTCGATGTTTTAAAAGATGCATCAGCGACTGCTATATATGGTTCGCAGGCAACCAATGGTGTTATTGTTATTACCACAAAAAGAGGCAAGGCAGGGGCGCCGACCATAAGTTACGATGGCTTTGCCGAGCAACAGTTGAGGCCAAAGGAACTCCCTACTATGGACCTGCAGCAGTATGCTACCGTTATAAATGCCCGTTCACAAGTCTGGGGCTTCAGTACCGATGCTGCCGAACTTGCCAATCCACAATATCTGGGTAAAGGCACCGACTGGCAAAAAGCATTATTTCAGAACGCACCGGAGCAAAGCCACACCCTGACCATAAGCGGTGGCGATGTCAAGAACCAATATTTAATATCATCCACTTATTTCAACCAGCAAGGTATTGTGTCCGGGTCTGAATTCACCAGATATTCTGTACGGGTGAACCTCGACAATAAAATGACTGACTGGCTAAAATTGACTACCAGCCTTCAGTTAATACACAGTGGGCAGAATCAAAATGCTACTGCCAACGCTGGAATAAGCAATGCATTGAGCGAGACACCTAATATTCCGGTACAATATCCTGATGGTTCCTATGGTGGAAATACCAACACCGAAGGTTGGGTGAGTTCTGTTGCAAATCCTGTGGCTGTCTCCTTAATTACCACAAATAATCAAACCCGAAATCAGGTGTTTGCCAACCAGTCTATAGATATAACGTTTACTAAAGACCTCTCATTCCGCACGGAATTATCAGGTAATTTCGATTTTAATGCCAACAATAGTTTTAGCCCAAGTTATACTTTTGGTACAGTTGTTAACGGCACCAATGGTGGAGGCCAGGGTGAGTCGCAAGATATTAGCTGGACACTCCGCAATTTTTTAACTTATAACCACAGTTTTAATAAATTTAAAATCAACGCATTAGCGGGGCACGAAGCAAGTTCGGATTGGAATGAAAGTGTTAGTGCCAACCGTACAAATTACCCTTCAAACAATGTAACATCCGTTAGTGCCGGCGATCCTGTCTCGGCTACAAACTCAGGCAATGTTGGCCTTGGTGGCGCAACGGAATCTTATTATAGCCGTCTTAATTTGTCATGGGACGATAGATACCTGATCACCGGTACAGTACGTAACGATGGTTCTTCCAATTTTCCGGCCAACAATCGCTGGGCACTTAGCTATTCTGGTGCATTTGCCTGGAAAATTAGTAACGAAGCTTTTTTGAAAAATGTAAAACAGATAAGTGAATTGAAGCTGAGGCTTAGTTACGGCCTTACCAACAACCAAAACGTACCGGGCAATTCTTATGTGGGTTTGCTTTCAACTCAGGTCAACGGTTTAGGTACTGCAGAGTTTCAAACCCAGTTGCCAAACCCCAAAATAAAGTGGGAACAAACAGATTATTATGATGCCGGAATTGACGGTTCGTTTTTCAACGGGCGTATAAATTTTTCGTTCGATGTTTATGACCGCTTAACAAACGGCCTGTTATTAAGAGAACCGCTTCCCATCTATTCAGGTACTACCACCGGTTATTCGCCAGGTGCTATGGCAGCACCTTATGCCAACGTTGGTAGTATGCGCAATGAAGGGTTTGACTTCCAGATCAGTACTACCAATATTAGTAATAGAAATTTTATCTGGAGAAGTGATTTTACCTTATCGCGCAACGTTAATAAAGTGCTTAGTTTAGGTAACGGCGGATCTGATGCCAGCCTAACCGCATCAGATGGTGGCAGTGGCCAGGTAGCCGAAAAAACGGTTGTAGGCCAGTCAATTGGTGAGTTTTACGGCTATGTTTTTGATGGCGTGTTTGCCACCCCTAAAGATTTTCAAACACATGCCCTGCCGGCTAATCAGGCTGGTGTGCCTTATCCTATTAGTCCAAATTCTGGCGGCATTTGGTACGGCGACCGTATGTTTAAAGATTTGAATGGCGATGGTATTATCGACTCAAAAGATGAAACTTTTTTAGGCTCGCCACTTCCGAAATTCCAATATGGTATCGGCAATACGTTCACATACAAGGGTTTTGATCTGAATATTTTCTTTAGCGGTGACTATGGCAACAAAGTATTCAATGAAGTATCTGTAAGCCATACTGACCCGTCACAAACTACGGCCTGGTTTACATCGGTATTAAATTACTCGCGTTTGGCCTTGGTAAACCCCAATGGCTCTGCATCCGATGTTAACAATGTGTATGTTACCAACCCGCATACAAATATTGTGAGTTTGAGAAATGATAATACCAACGAAAATAACCGCCCTTCTACTATATACATACAAGATGGTTCATTCCTGAAATGTAAAAACATTAAGTTGACTTACCACCTGCCAGAAGGTATTTTGTCGAAAATACACGTGCATTCTGCGCAAATATATGCTAACGTAACTAATGTATTTACAATTACAAAATATGTGGGTATGGATCCGGAAATTGGTTCGTGGAACCCGCTTCAGGCTGGTTGGGACCAGGGTTATTATCCTCAGCCGCGCGGATTTACTATTGGCGCAAACATAACCCTTAACAAATAA
- a CDS encoding glycan-binding surface protein: MKKKSLIGLCLLPLLLAMVALFPACKKNNEGAPSISDVRQYVASPKDTILSTGNPSTSPALYGNGGNYVVIQGSNLQNPIEIDFDGVPSSFNPALITANNAVVPIPTINYTTVDTARLYSIIYKTKAGSTSFWFKLGPAKPTISAISNVFANPGDSVYLYGANLVLVQQFLYGGTKITSYKSSSDGSSLGFLMPASTPTSLITVTTKSGTVLDTIKATPTISGISNENPTAGDSVYIYGTYLKSIQSLTFAGTAITSFTESKDTKSVSFVMPQLSSNSGPVSVTTKFGTGTTIYKVNSHTYLQDGVIETMDGPMWTFGGMGGWWAAGSGGIDDAANDQYGWFTHTTDFDGVLGKDKTQFVYLNTGLGNSGDGQWYNGWGTDLSGNQWVPKANLTDDPGSWALKLEVSVAKGWNGGALDISPGGGFIYRWEPWKTGKAYKTKGWITLTIPLSSFRASDPTLGEGMGASLAKLTDMLDQSGNATAYIYVHNYATTKTTTGFYGAFDNIRVVKIK, from the coding sequence ATGAAAAAGAAATCATTAATTGGCTTGTGTCTATTGCCGCTCCTCCTCGCGATGGTGGCTTTATTCCCTGCTTGTAAAAAGAACAACGAAGGAGCGCCGTCTATTTCTGATGTAAGGCAATACGTTGCGTCACCAAAGGATACTATTTTGAGTACCGGTAATCCTAGTACAAGTCCGGCATTATATGGAAATGGTGGTAATTATGTGGTTATACAGGGGAGCAATTTGCAAAATCCCATCGAAATTGATTTTGACGGCGTTCCGTCAAGCTTTAACCCTGCTTTAATTACTGCTAACAACGCGGTGGTACCCATACCAACCATTAACTATACAACGGTTGATACTGCCAGGCTTTATAGTATTATTTATAAAACTAAAGCAGGCTCAACAAGTTTTTGGTTTAAATTGGGGCCTGCAAAGCCAACTATTAGTGCTATATCGAACGTGTTTGCCAACCCTGGCGATTCGGTATACCTTTACGGTGCAAATTTAGTTTTGGTTCAACAGTTTTTATATGGGGGCACCAAAATTACATCGTATAAATCAAGCTCAGACGGAAGTTCTCTTGGTTTTTTAATGCCCGCATCAACACCTACCAGCCTCATTACGGTAACTACTAAGTCAGGTACTGTTTTGGATACCATAAAAGCTACGCCAACTATTTCTGGTATTTCCAACGAAAATCCAACCGCTGGCGATTCCGTTTATATTTACGGTACTTATTTAAAAAGCATTCAATCGTTAACGTTTGCTGGTACTGCAATTACCTCCTTTACCGAATCAAAAGATACGAAGTCTGTTAGTTTTGTTATGCCTCAATTATCATCGAATAGCGGGCCGGTATCTGTTACTACAAAGTTTGGCACAGGTACTACTATTTACAAAGTTAATAGTCATACATATTTGCAAGACGGTGTTATAGAAACTATGGATGGTCCTATGTGGACGTTTGGTGGAATGGGCGGATGGTGGGCCGCAGGTTCTGGCGGTATTGATGATGCCGCAAATGATCAATACGGCTGGTTTACACATACCACAGACTTTGATGGCGTATTGGGTAAAGACAAAACTCAGTTTGTCTATTTGAATACCGGACTTGGGAATAGTGGTGACGGGCAATGGTATAATGGTTGGGGTACTGATTTATCAGGTAATCAATGGGTGCCAAAAGCCAACCTTACTGACGACCCAGGCAGTTGGGCCTTAAAGTTAGAAGTAAGTGTCGCAAAAGGCTGGAATGGTGGTGCACTTGATATTTCGCCAGGAGGTGGCTTTATATACAGATGGGAACCATGGAAAACCGGAAAAGCATACAAAACAAAGGGCTGGATTACTTTAACTATTCCGTTGTCATCGTTCCGTGCAAGCGATCCAACGCTTGGCGAGGGTATGGGGGCTTCTTTAGCTAAACTTACCGATATGCTGGACCAATCAGGAAACGCCACTGCTTACATATATGTGCATAATTATGCTACAACTAAAACAACAACAGGTTTTTATGGTGCTTTTGACAATATCCGGGTTGTAAAAATTAAATAA
- a CDS encoding ligand-binding sensor domain-containing protein, translated as MRLKFSFLFPFVLFFAYINVFAQSNQYQFSRLNISNGLSHNQVNCIFKDSQGFMWFGTASGLNRYDGYTFKVFKHDDNDKNSINNDFINDIFEGPDSKLWVSTRGGWCYYDPETGQFNADVPAMFRSLKLPVYPAVSKIVANGKGDFWFVCPDSGLYHYNALNKKTIRYRHDVNSRSALCSNSISDITLDVKGNIWLAYKGGMVEMLDVKLDKITYRTDIFYKTNDDKSLDYVITVDRDNDLWLYSFSADQGIYYYSPSAGIFKHIDKESAGAKLKSNVVSTIVQADDGLIWIATDHGGINLIDKKGFKITYLLNRPDDAKSLGENSVGLYKDNIGIMWVRTFKEGVSYYHKSIIRFPLYRHFASDPGSLSFEDVDKFAEEKNGNLWIGTNGGGLIYFDRKTGKFTQYKHDASNENSLSSDIIVGLCIDHEQKLWIGTYFGGLDCFDGKTFTHHKHDDKVATSIADDRVWSILEDSSNRLWIGTFNGGLEIFDRSKKIFYHPFNQTDIRCPYVSSIVEDKRKNIWIGGYFGVDKILKNERRVIHYTRSNNANSLIGNNVSSITQDSRGLMWMATGDGVSILNPETNRFTSLTKKRACLITRF; from the coding sequence ATGCGCTTAAAATTTTCTTTTCTTTTTCCTTTTGTATTATTTTTCGCATACATAAATGTTTTTGCTCAAAGTAATCAATACCAGTTTTCGCGGCTTAATATAAGCAATGGGTTGTCGCACAACCAGGTTAATTGCATATTTAAAGATTCGCAGGGTTTTATGTGGTTTGGTACGGCTTCGGGGCTTAATCGTTACGACGGGTACACTTTCAAAGTATTCAAACACGATGACAACGACAAAAACTCTATCAATAATGACTTTATAAATGATATTTTTGAGGGGCCGGATAGCAAGCTGTGGGTGTCAACCCGTGGGGGCTGGTGTTATTACGACCCGGAAACAGGGCAGTTCAATGCCGATGTGCCCGCCATGTTCCGCTCTTTAAAACTTCCCGTTTATCCTGCAGTCTCCAAAATAGTGGCTAATGGTAAAGGGGATTTTTGGTTTGTATGTCCTGATTCCGGCCTTTACCACTATAATGCCTTAAACAAAAAGACAATACGTTATCGTCATGATGTCAATTCAAGGTCCGCTTTATGTTCAAATTCTATTTCAGATATCACGCTGGATGTAAAAGGAAATATATGGCTTGCTTATAAAGGCGGTATGGTGGAGATGCTGGATGTTAAACTTGATAAGATAACCTACCGCACGGATATTTTTTATAAAACAAATGATGATAAAAGCCTGGATTATGTTATAACTGTTGACCGGGATAACGATTTGTGGCTTTATTCTTTCAGCGCTGATCAGGGCATATATTATTACAGCCCTTCGGCGGGGATATTCAAGCATATTGATAAGGAGTCGGCCGGGGCAAAATTAAAATCCAATGTCGTTAGTACTATCGTCCAGGCGGACGATGGGCTTATCTGGATCGCCACTGATCATGGCGGGATAAACCTTATTGATAAAAAAGGGTTCAAAATCACTTACTTGCTGAACAGACCAGATGATGCAAAATCATTGGGAGAGAATAGCGTCGGACTTTACAAAGATAACATTGGTATTATGTGGGTCCGTACTTTTAAAGAAGGAGTAAGCTATTATCATAAAAGCATTATCAGGTTCCCGCTTTACAGGCATTTCGCCTCAGATCCGGGCAGCCTGAGTTTTGAAGACGTTGACAAATTTGCGGAAGAAAAAAACGGCAATTTGTGGATTGGAACAAATGGAGGAGGATTAATTTATTTTGACCGCAAAACGGGCAAATTTACACAGTATAAACATGATGCCTCAAATGAAAATAGTCTCAGCAGTGACATTATTGTAGGTTTATGTATCGACCATGAACAAAAATTATGGATCGGGACCTATTTCGGCGGACTGGATTGTTTTGACGGAAAAACTTTCACTCATCATAAACATGATGATAAGGTAGCTACCAGTATTGCCGATGACAGGGTGTGGAGTATTCTCGAAGATTCGTCGAACCGGCTATGGATAGGAACATTTAACGGTGGTCTGGAAATTTTCGACCGTTCAAAAAAGATATTTTATCATCCTTTTAATCAAACCGATATCAGGTGTCCATATGTGTCATCAATAGTTGAAGATAAGCGGAAAAACATATGGATAGGCGGATATTTCGGCGTAGATAAAATATTGAAAAACGAGCGGAGAGTTATACACTACACCAGGTCAAATAACGCCAACAGTTTAATTGGCAATAATGTGAGCAGCATCACCCAGGACAGCCGGGGCCTGATGTGGATGGCAACAGGAGACGGCGTGAGCATACTGAATCCCGAAACAAACCGCTTCACTTCGCTGACGAAAAAAAGGGCCTGCCTGATAACCAGGTTTTAA